In the Peptoclostridium acidaminophilum DSM 3953 genome, one interval contains:
- a CDS encoding V-type ATPase subunit — protein sequence MSSVQKYAAVNAKVRALKSRLLKDEDYRNMLAMENEVEIVRYLKEHTGYSQVLKDIDPDSYNRQDFEFCLRKAIIDDYDKILHFLTGESKHVFRALAMVRYEVEDLKLILRSISRGEDPGQIAERFLHKESFTGINREELVKARSIEDFVEQLKGTIFYRPLKTLTQEDMEKRQFHMEMNMDNAYFKLLFKHIEKLDPEDRELMLMQVGTNVDLQNIHFIYRALAFYKLTGVEIFNYALPFGYYLKGKTLKRICFSETPENFMTEMRSTHYWPLLERGISDIFMERAMSQALYDNYQTSGSMNITQIIEYYHRIEFEMRDIISITEAVGYGLEYNDARKYLIRRI from the coding sequence ATGTCGAGCGTTCAAAAATATGCTGCAGTAAATGCAAAGGTCCGGGCGCTCAAATCGAGGCTGCTAAAGGACGAGGACTACAGGAACATGCTGGCAATGGAAAACGAGGTAGAAATAGTAAGGTATCTCAAGGAACATACCGGCTACAGCCAGGTACTCAAGGACATAGACCCGGACAGCTACAACAGGCAGGACTTCGAGTTTTGCCTCAGGAAGGCAATAATCGACGACTATGACAAGATACTCCATTTTCTCACAGGCGAGAGCAAGCATGTCTTCAGGGCGCTCGCGATGGTCAGATACGAGGTGGAGGATCTCAAGCTGATACTAAGGTCTATAAGCCGCGGCGAGGATCCGGGGCAGATAGCAGAGCGCTTCCTCCACAAGGAGAGCTTCACGGGCATTAACAGAGAGGAGCTTGTAAAGGCCAGATCAATAGAGGATTTTGTGGAGCAGCTAAAGGGCACGATATTCTACAGGCCGCTCAAGACGCTTACCCAGGAGGACATGGAAAAAAGGCAGTTCCACATGGAGATGAACATGGACAACGCCTACTTCAAGCTCCTCTTCAAGCACATAGAAAAGCTCGATCCGGAGGATAGGGAGCTGATGCTTATGCAGGTGGGCACAAACGTCGACCTTCAAAACATACACTTCATATACAGGGCCCTGGCCTTTTACAAGCTCACGGGCGTTGAGATATTCAACTACGCGCTGCCGTTTGGGTACTATCTCAAGGGGAAGACGCTCAAGAGGATATGCTTCAGCGAGACGCCCGAGAATTTCATGACGGAAATGAGAAGTACCCACTACTGGCCTTTGCTCGAGAGGGGCATAAGCGACATTTTCATGGAAAGAGCCATGTCACAGGCGCTCTACGACAACTACCAGACGAGTGGAAGCATGAATATAACTCAGATAATAGAGTACTACCACAGGATAGAGTTCGAGATGAGGGATATCATTTCAATCACTGAAGCTGTTGGGTACGGGCTGGAATATAATGATGCCAGGAAATACCTCATAAGAAGGATATAA